Proteins co-encoded in one Micropterus dolomieu isolate WLL.071019.BEF.003 ecotype Adirondacks linkage group LG19, ASM2129224v1, whole genome shotgun sequence genomic window:
- the slc25a43 gene encoding solute carrier family 25 member 43 isoform X2, translating into MASVTKDNRLTSSQSFMCVGFAGIFSKTVTSPLENEGLRGFWKGNLVSCLRLFPYTAVHLTTYKKIVHLHMDELGFISQWRAILAGGLAGVAAALVTYPLEVAETRLIVQNCREPTYIGVIHTLSKIYRNEGLLALYRGFSLTFLGAFPFSIGCYAVYMNLDKLWQEPPFRFTPLQNFINGCLAAGVAQTLSYPFETVKRKMQAQSACLPHLGGVDVHFNGMIDCFKQVVRNKGVLSLWNGLTANTIKIVPYFGLLFSCFEMCKQVFLYRNGYIISPLSYKPAPGVDQSLGPNELEELKRYLKKRNFGSGESSFGNRW; encoded by the exons ATGGCCTCCGTTACAAAAGACAACAGGCTGACGAGTTCTCAAAGCTTTATGTGCGTCGGTTTCGCTGGGATTTTCAGTAAAACCGTCACGTCGCCTTTGGAG AATGAAGGACTTCGAGGATTTTGGAAAGGAAATCTGGTGTCATGTCTCCGGTTGTTCCCCTACACCGCTGTTCATCTCACAACATACAAAAA GATTGTCCACCTTCACATGGACGAACTGGGCTTCATCTCTCAGTGGAGAGCCATATTAGCTGGTGGACTGGCTGGCGTTGCTGCTGCCCTGGTCACGTACCCTCTGGAGGTGGCAGAaaccaggctcattgttcagaaCTGCAGAGAGCCCACATACATTGGCGTAATTCACACACTCTCAAAGATCTACAGGAACGAAGGGCTTCTTGCTCTCTACAGGGGCTTTTCCCTCACTTTCTTGG GTGCGTTTCCTTTTTCTATCGGATGCTATGCGGTCTACATGAACTTGGACAAGCTCTGGCAGGAGCCACCTTTTCGCTTCACTCCCCTCCAGAACTTCATTAATGGCTGTCTTGCAGCGGGAGTGGCCCAAACCCTCTCCTACCCTTTTGAAACCGTCAAACGGAAGATGCAG GCGCAGAGTGCCTGCCTGCCACATTTGGGTGGAGTTGACGTCCATTTCAATGGAATGATTGACTGTTTCAAACAGGTTGTTAGAAACAAGGGCGTCCTCTCGCTGTGGAATGGCCTTACTGCCAACACAATAAAG ATTGTTCCCTACTTTGGCCTTCTTTTCAGCTGTTTTGAGATGTGTAAGCAGGTTTTCCTTTACCGCAACGGGTACATCATCTCGCCCCTGAGCTACAAACCTGCACCAGGGGTAGACCAGAGCCTCGGGCCTAACGAGCTGGAGGAGTTGAAGCGCTACTTAAAAAAACGGAACTTTGGGTCAGGGGAGTCGTCTTTTGGAAACCGCTGGTGA
- the slc25a43 gene encoding solute carrier family 25 member 43 isoform X1, producing the protein MASVTKDNRLTSSQSFMCVGFAGIFSKTVTSPLEVVKIKSQVGTFHCKRGLWQGFLLIYQNEGLRGFWKGNLVSCLRLFPYTAVHLTTYKKIVHLHMDELGFISQWRAILAGGLAGVAAALVTYPLEVAETRLIVQNCREPTYIGVIHTLSKIYRNEGLLALYRGFSLTFLGAFPFSIGCYAVYMNLDKLWQEPPFRFTPLQNFINGCLAAGVAQTLSYPFETVKRKMQAQSACLPHLGGVDVHFNGMIDCFKQVVRNKGVLSLWNGLTANTIKIVPYFGLLFSCFEMCKQVFLYRNGYIISPLSYKPAPGVDQSLGPNELEELKRYLKKRNFGSGESSFGNRW; encoded by the exons ATGGCCTCCGTTACAAAAGACAACAGGCTGACGAGTTCTCAAAGCTTTATGTGCGTCGGTTTCGCTGGGATTTTCAGTAAAACCGTCACGTCGCCTTTGGAGGTGGTTAAAATAAAGAGTCAGGTGGGCACTTTTCACTGTAAGAGGGGTTTATGGCAAGGTTTTCTTCTCATCTACCAGAATGAAGGACTTCGAGGATTTTGGAAAGGAAATCTGGTGTCATGTCTCCGGTTGTTCCCCTACACCGCTGTTCATCTCACAACATACAAAAA GATTGTCCACCTTCACATGGACGAACTGGGCTTCATCTCTCAGTGGAGAGCCATATTAGCTGGTGGACTGGCTGGCGTTGCTGCTGCCCTGGTCACGTACCCTCTGGAGGTGGCAGAaaccaggctcattgttcagaaCTGCAGAGAGCCCACATACATTGGCGTAATTCACACACTCTCAAAGATCTACAGGAACGAAGGGCTTCTTGCTCTCTACAGGGGCTTTTCCCTCACTTTCTTGG GTGCGTTTCCTTTTTCTATCGGATGCTATGCGGTCTACATGAACTTGGACAAGCTCTGGCAGGAGCCACCTTTTCGCTTCACTCCCCTCCAGAACTTCATTAATGGCTGTCTTGCAGCGGGAGTGGCCCAAACCCTCTCCTACCCTTTTGAAACCGTCAAACGGAAGATGCAG GCGCAGAGTGCCTGCCTGCCACATTTGGGTGGAGTTGACGTCCATTTCAATGGAATGATTGACTGTTTCAAACAGGTTGTTAGAAACAAGGGCGTCCTCTCGCTGTGGAATGGCCTTACTGCCAACACAATAAAG ATTGTTCCCTACTTTGGCCTTCTTTTCAGCTGTTTTGAGATGTGTAAGCAGGTTTTCCTTTACCGCAACGGGTACATCATCTCGCCCCTGAGCTACAAACCTGCACCAGGGGTAGACCAGAGCCTCGGGCCTAACGAGCTGGAGGAGTTGAAGCGCTACTTAAAAAAACGGAACTTTGGGTCAGGGGAGTCGTCTTTTGGAAACCGCTGGTGA
- the slc25a5 gene encoding ADP/ATP translocase 2, with product MTEQAISFAKDFLAGGIAAAISKTAVAPIERVKLLLQVQHASKQITVDKQYKGIIDCVIRIPKEQGFISYWRGNLANVIRYFPTQALNFAFKDKYKKVFLDGVDKRTQFWRYFAGNLASGGAAGATSLCFVYPLDFARTRLAADVGKSGQAREFKGLGDCLVKIFKSDGLKGLYQGFNVSVQGIIIYRAAYFGVYDTAKGMLPDPKNTHIFVSWMIAQSVTAVAGLVSYPFDTVRRRMMMQSGRKGADIMYTGTIDCWKKILRDEGSKAFFKGALSNVLRGMGGAFVLVLYDELKKVI from the exons ATGACTGAACAAGCTATTTCCTTCGCCAAGGACTTCCTGGCTGGTGGTATTGCCGCTGCCATCTCCAAAACAGCTGTAGCCCCCATCGAGAGAGTCAAGCTCCTTCTCCAG GTACAACATGCCAGCAAACAGATTACAGTTGACAAGCAGTACAAGGGCATCATCGACTGCGTCATCCGTATCCCAAAAGAGCAGGGCTTCATCTCGTACTGGAGAGGGAATCTGGCCAACGTCATCCGATATTTCCCCACTCAGGCCCTCAATTTTGCTTTCAAGGACAAGTACAAGAAAGTTTTCCTCGACGGTGTGGACAAGCGCACACAGTTCTGGAGATACTTTGCGGGTAACCTGGCGTCTGGCGGCGCTGCCGGAGCCACGTCGCTCTGTTTCGTCTACCCCCTCGACTTCGCCAGAACACGTCTGGCTGCTGATGTCGGCAAATCCGGGCAGGCGCGTGAGTTCAAAGGCCTGGGAGACTGCTTGGTGAAGATCTTCAAGTCTGATGGCCTCAAGGGTCTGTACCAGGGCTTCAATGTTTCAGTACAGGGCATTATTATCTACAGAGCTGCTTACTTTGGGGTCTATGACACAGCAAAAG GCATGCTTCCAGACCccaagaacacacacatttttgttagCTGGATGATCGCTCAGTCTGTGACTGCGGTCGCTGGTCTTGTGTCGTACCCCTTTGACACTGTCCGTCGTCGTATGATGATGCAGTCTGGGCGCAAAGGAG CTGACATCATGTACACTGGCACCATTGACTGCTGGAAGAAGATTTTACGTGATGAGGGCTCCAAGGCCTTCTTCAAGGGAGCGTTATCTAATGTGCTCAGAGGCATGGGTGGCGCCTTCGTGCTTGTCTTGTATGATGAACTTAAAAAAGTCATCTAA